In Picosynechococcus sp. PCC 7002, the following are encoded in one genomic region:
- a CDS encoding S8 family serine peptidase, protein MARPGGTPQQQGLILQRGHTELLLHQLEDRLLVAFRSSDVDLLDIVPGLMYRPLPSGQPDILFEEILVPPEDFATSLRAACQHPDILFAYPVYQLADSAEGFVYLTQQITLQFAPEVSPAAQKAIGDRHHLKKIRPLLGADQTFIYELTAQTDCDPLWLTQILQQDPAIALAEPNVLLPLAVREMSLATNPQSRHWYLDAIQIPQAWQMTKGDRQTTIAVLASDLDLENSAEPIAETSETPYGAIPEIRPTTWGNTIAQLTIDVAPECTLLLLQLPQYLDDALLEKVIEAAIAQGAAVILLAWQLAMINGPLSLRQSLALHRAATQGNRGQGCLLVTGAGDANRPLAGIIYERHWPNQLFQGPTAWLDGKGNHPAVVTVSGCTEANKKASHSNWGEAVSLCGPTNPGTPTLWLPEQGMVAVPPEISDDLGAEIDPVEALNQQGSTLEAAALVAGVAALVWSVNPKLTGWAVREILQTTAEKIVDLSGDRQLQLTLGTYDAQGHSQWFGYGRVNALAAVVLAQGNQPD, encoded by the coding sequence ATGGCACGCCCAGGGGGGACACCACAGCAACAAGGTCTTATTTTACAACGGGGACATACGGAACTTTTACTTCATCAGTTAGAGGATCGCCTCCTGGTGGCATTTCGCAGTTCTGATGTGGATCTTCTCGATATTGTTCCAGGATTAATGTATCGTCCCTTACCATCGGGGCAGCCAGATATTTTATTCGAAGAAATTCTTGTACCGCCAGAGGATTTCGCCACCTCCTTGAGGGCCGCGTGTCAACATCCCGATATTCTCTTTGCTTACCCGGTTTATCAGCTAGCAGACTCGGCTGAGGGCTTTGTCTATCTGACCCAGCAAATCACCCTCCAATTCGCCCCGGAGGTTTCCCCAGCAGCCCAAAAAGCGATTGGCGATCGCCACCACCTTAAAAAAATTCGTCCCCTTCTGGGGGCCGATCAAACGTTTATTTATGAACTAACGGCGCAAACTGACTGCGATCCCCTCTGGTTAACCCAGATCCTCCAGCAAGATCCGGCGATCGCCCTCGCTGAACCCAATGTTTTATTGCCCCTCGCGGTGCGAGAAATGTCCTTGGCGACAAATCCCCAAAGCCGCCACTGGTACCTAGACGCCATTCAAATCCCCCAAGCTTGGCAAATGACCAAAGGCGATCGCCAAACAACCATTGCCGTGTTAGCCTCTGACCTCGATCTAGAAAATTCTGCCGAGCCAATCGCTGAAACAAGCGAAACTCCCTATGGTGCCATTCCAGAAATTCGGCCCACGACCTGGGGTAATACCATTGCCCAGTTGACGATCGATGTTGCCCCAGAATGCACCCTATTGCTCCTGCAACTGCCCCAGTACTTAGATGATGCACTCCTCGAAAAAGTCATCGAAGCGGCGATCGCCCAGGGGGCCGCAGTGATTCTTTTGGCTTGGCAACTGGCGATGATCAACGGGCCTCTCTCCCTGCGGCAAAGTTTAGCTCTCCACCGGGCTGCCACCCAGGGAAACCGGGGTCAAGGGTGTCTGTTGGTAACGGGAGCCGGGGATGCCAATCGCCCCTTAGCCGGAATCATTTATGAACGTCACTGGCCGAATCAACTTTTTCAGGGGCCGACCGCTTGGCTCGACGGGAAGGGTAATCATCCGGCAGTTGTGACCGTTAGTGGTTGTACTGAGGCGAATAAAAAAGCTAGCCATAGCAACTGGGGAGAGGCCGTTAGCCTTTGTGGGCCAACGAATCCAGGTACACCAACCCTTTGGCTACCAGAACAGGGCATGGTCGCGGTACCACCGGAAATTAGTGATGACTTGGGGGCCGAGATAGATCCGGTTGAAGCTTTAAATCAGCAGGGTAGCACCTTAGAAGCTGCCGCTTTAGTGGCGGGAGTCGCGGCATTGGTTTGGTCAGTAAATCCGAAGCTGACGGGGTGGGCCGTGCGGGAGATTTTACAAACCACAGCCGAAAAAATTGTCGATTTAAGCGGCGATCGCCAATTGCAGTTAACCTTGGGCACCTACGACGCCCAGGGCCATTCCCAATGGTTTGGTTACGGTCGTGTGAATGCCTTGGCAGCAGTTGTCTTAGCCCAGGGCAATCAGCCGGACTGA
- a CDS encoding glutaredoxin family protein — MKQIIFYTKPGCHLCEGLAEKLAQVTQVEFQLEMRDITTNPQWFTRYQYEIPVLCLLENGQEKELPRFPPRMAVAKLEEKLAGYLA, encoded by the coding sequence GTGAAGCAAATTATTTTTTACACAAAACCCGGTTGTCATCTCTGTGAGGGCCTCGCCGAAAAATTGGCCCAGGTGACCCAGGTAGAATTCCAACTCGAAATGCGCGACATTACGACAAATCCCCAGTGGTTTACGCGCTACCAGTACGAAATTCCGGTTTTGTGTCTGCTCGAAAATGGTCAGGAAAAAGAATTGCCCCGTTTTCCGCCCCGCATGGCCGTGGCTAAACTCGAAGAAAAATTAGCCGGATATCTTGCTTAA
- a CDS encoding chlorophyll a/b-binding protein, with protein sequence MDDKKFGFTASAENLNGRMAMIGFIAAIILEVATGQGVLHFFGLL encoded by the coding sequence ATGGACGACAAGAAATTTGGTTTCACCGCTTCTGCTGAAAACCTCAACGGCCGCATGGCAATGATCGGTTTCATCGCAGCGATCATTCTCGAAGTAGCAACAGGTCAAGGGGTACTCCACTTCTTCGGTCTCCTCTAA
- a CDS encoding glycosyltransferase: MKDRLSLCMIVKNEADALGDCLKSVQDLVGEIAILDTGSTDETVAIAKEFGATVGHFDWNQDFAAARNEALKLVTKEWVLVLDADETLNPKVIPAIEAAIAKPDTLVVNLLRYEIGASQSPYSLVSRLFRRHPSLEFSRPYHAMIDDSVQTLLATEPQWQITELPQVAIFHTGYQRTAIAKLEKSTRAKLAMEAYYEGHPNDPYVCSKLGGIYLGEGLPKQALKILKQGLKYSANESANLRYELHYHLGNAFRQNHEPEKAIKHYQLAGEQPLQDKLKIGAYHNLGALLQTLGKPDAAIAQHQITLKIDPTFAPGYYNLGLAYKALGRVGEAIDAYEKSLKLNPLNPWAHQNLAALLFRIGQIAESQKFFKQAIALHETQNPAEAKRLKQKLAQLMHQ, translated from the coding sequence ATGAAAGATCGCTTAAGTTTGTGCATGATCGTTAAGAATGAAGCGGATGCCCTGGGGGATTGTCTCAAGAGTGTGCAGGATCTCGTGGGGGAAATCGCGATTCTCGATACGGGTTCAACGGATGAAACGGTGGCGATCGCCAAGGAATTTGGCGCGACGGTGGGCCATTTCGACTGGAATCAAGATTTTGCGGCGGCCCGGAACGAAGCCCTTAAGCTGGTGACGAAAGAATGGGTCTTAGTTTTGGATGCGGATGAGACCTTAAACCCGAAGGTAATTCCGGCCATCGAAGCGGCGATCGCCAAGCCGGATACTTTGGTGGTCAATTTGCTCCGCTATGAAATTGGCGCGAGTCAATCCCCCTACTCCCTGGTGTCTCGGTTATTTCGCCGTCACCCGTCTTTAGAATTTTCGCGGCCCTACCACGCGATGATCGATGACAGCGTGCAAACTTTGTTGGCCACAGAACCCCAATGGCAGATCACAGAGTTACCCCAGGTGGCGATTTTCCATACGGGCTATCAACGGACGGCGATCGCCAAATTAGAAAAGAGCACCCGGGCTAAATTGGCGATGGAGGCCTATTACGAAGGCCATCCCAATGATCCCTATGTGTGCAGTAAGTTGGGGGGCATTTACTTGGGTGAAGGTTTACCCAAACAGGCCCTCAAGATTCTCAAGCAGGGTTTGAAATACAGCGCGAACGAAAGCGCCAACCTCCGCTATGAGTTGCATTACCACCTGGGTAACGCTTTCCGCCAAAACCACGAACCCGAAAAAGCGATCAAGCATTATCAACTCGCCGGAGAGCAGCCCCTCCAAGACAAGCTAAAAATTGGAGCTTACCACAACCTCGGCGCGCTTTTACAGACCCTCGGCAAACCAGATGCGGCGATCGCCCAACATCAGATCACCTTAAAAATCGATCCGACCTTTGCCCCTGGCTACTACAATCTCGGTTTGGCCTACAAAGCTCTGGGTCGGGTGGGCGAAGCCATTGACGCCTACGAAAAATCCTTAAAATTAAACCCTCTCAATCCCTGGGCGCACCAAAATTTAGCCGCGCTTTTGTTCCGCATTGGCCAAATCGCCGAAAGCCAGAAATTCTTTAAGCAGGCGATCGCCCTCCATGAGACCCAAAATCCTGCCGAAGCCAAACGCCTCAAGCAAAAGCTGGCCCAACTCATGCACCAATAA
- a CDS encoding PRC-barrel domain-containing protein, with translation MSIDSIRLRNEFINTQVITRNRGTRLGVVKDVLVDIDRREVVSLGLRDSIFSVSGMPKYMYLEAITKTGDVILVEDEDVLADVDVEAYSPLINSEVITEAGEPLGRVRDFQFDLESGTVSSIIIASIGLPQIPEQVISTYELPIEEVVSSGPNRLIVFEGAEERLSQISVGFLERLGIGRPPWEREQEDIYYAPTARPENQLGTGVPLQQPISRPVETRQPINTWEDEWEEEAIAPPPPQRQQARAMSYDDYDESSNWGDDTAYEYEEPAPSYPQDVAGDVWDDDTLDETPYQPPAVNIPEKKKEYEYEEESGY, from the coding sequence ATGAGCATTGATTCTATCCGCCTACGCAACGAATTCATTAACACCCAGGTGATTACCCGCAACCGAGGGACGCGCCTAGGGGTTGTCAAGGATGTATTAGTGGACATTGACCGTCGCGAAGTCGTTTCCCTAGGGCTACGGGATAGTATTTTCTCGGTCTCTGGAATGCCCAAATATATGTATCTAGAGGCGATCACCAAAACCGGAGATGTCATTCTCGTTGAAGATGAGGATGTACTGGCTGATGTGGATGTCGAAGCTTACAGTCCTCTGATCAACAGTGAAGTGATTACGGAAGCGGGTGAACCCCTAGGCCGGGTGCGTGATTTTCAGTTTGACCTCGAGAGCGGCACCGTCTCTTCGATCATTATCGCTTCCATTGGCTTACCCCAAATTCCAGAACAGGTGATCAGCACCTACGAACTCCCCATTGAAGAAGTCGTGAGCAGCGGCCCTAACCGACTCATTGTTTTTGAAGGGGCCGAGGAGCGCCTCAGTCAAATTAGTGTGGGTTTCCTCGAACGCCTAGGCATTGGTCGCCCTCCCTGGGAACGAGAACAAGAAGATATCTACTACGCGCCCACTGCCCGCCCGGAAAATCAATTGGGTACTGGGGTGCCCCTCCAGCAGCCGATTTCCCGTCCTGTGGAAACGCGCCAACCGATTAACACCTGGGAAGATGAGTGGGAAGAAGAGGCGATCGCCCCACCCCCACCCCAACGCCAGCAGGCCCGCGCCATGAGCTATGACGACTACGACGAAAGTAGCAACTGGGGCGACGACACAGCCTATGAGTACGAAGAACCAGCCCCTAGCTATCCCCAAGACGTCGCCGGTGACGTTTGGGACGACGACACCCTTGACGAAACTCCCTACCAACCTCCGGCGGTTAACATTCCGGAGAAAAAGAAAGAATACGAATACGAAGAGGAATCTGGCTACTAA